CGAGCTTGAGCCGGCCGGCCTGAAGCTGCTCGAACAGCATGTAGAGGGTCATGATCTTGGTGAGGGAGGCAGGATGCCGCAGGGAGTCGGCATTCTCCTCGTAAAGCACCTTGCCCGTGTTGCCATCCACCACGATGGCCGCCGTGCCGCGCTTCCAGCCGGCATATTCATCGCCGCCCGAGGAGCGGGAGGACGAGGACTGCGCGGCGCTCCGCGACTTCTTCGGCTTCGCCTCGGCTGCTGTTGCCGTCACCGCAAGGGCCGCCACGAGGGCGGCCGCAAGCCACTTTCGGGTGAGAGAGGGGCCGAGCGCAAGGGTCATGAAACTGTTCCATCTGCCCGGCCGGGGCGGAGGACCCGGCTGGTGGTGCATTGCGGTAAAGCTCAAGCTGGATGTGTCGCGGGAGCCAGCGAGCCCGTACCGCAGGAATGAACTCTGGATGCAGCCTAAGAACGTGCGGTTACCAAGGCGTAAACCCGACATTGCATGCCATATTGTGCAGTGCACAAAAATGCTTGACGGTTATGGTGCGTTGCACGATATTTGGGCTGCGGGAGGTAGCGCCGACGACACCCGCTCATGCGTCAGTCGGCAAAAATGGATGGAGACACCCGATGGTTCAGGGACCCGTGGATTTCCAGAAGTTCGGCAAGGAAAACCTGGATCTGGCGATGACCAGCTTCGGCGCCGTGTCGAAGAGCGCGCAGGCGATCGCCGTCGAGCTCGCGGACTACACCAAGACCTCGTTCGAGACGAGCACTGCCACTCTCGAGAAGCTGCTGGGCGCCAAGACGCTCGAGCAGGCGGTCGAGATCCAGCAGGGCTTTCTGAAGTCCTCCTACGAGGCGCTGGTCGCCGAGACCTCCAAGCTCGGTGAGCTCTATGCGGACCTCGCCAAGGAAGCCTACAAGCCCTACGAAGCGGCCTTCTCCAAGGCTGTCTGATCCGAACGACATGAGGTTCCGCGACGCGGCGTCCGCTCATCTGTGAGAGCGGCGCGGATGCGGAACCCCTATTGCCCCGGGCGCGCCGTCGCACGGTCCTGCCGGAGCCGCAGGGCTGTTACCCGACTGGCCCGGTTGCCGCCCTCGTCGCGCGCCTTTCGGCGTCAAGCTGTGCGCGGGCTTGCATGACTGCCGCCTGAGGGCGTGCCGGCGCACAATTCCATCCTTGCCTGCTCTGGCGCTTCGGGGCTCTGCTTCCTATTATTCTGTCTGCGCTGAAGGTGGCCGCACGGGCCGTGCCTGCCGGACAGGGCGCAGAAGCCGATGATGACAGGGCAAGAGATGGTTTCAGACATGTCGGGCGTCCGGGCGCCGCAGCCGCGGGCTGCCGGGGATGACGACAAGCAGCGCCGGGGTCCGGGCGGACCCGGGACAGCCGTTATCACGCGCACCAAGCCGCAGGTGAAACGGCCCAATCTCTATCGCGTTCTGCTGCTGAACGACGACTACACCCCCATGGATTTCGTGGTGCACGTGCTCGAGCGCTTCTTTTCCAAGAGCCGCGAGGAAGCCAACACCATCATGCTGCACGTCCACCACCATGGTGTGGGCGAGTGCGGCGTCTACACCTACGAAGTGGCCGAGACCAAGGTCACGCAGGTCATGGATTTTGCCCGCAAGCATCAGCATCCGCTGCAGTGCGTGATGGAAAAAAAGTGAGCGCGCATCCCTGATTATCTCCATTGCGGTGCATCACGAGGCCGCGCGTGGATGTATTGGGGGGTTGCGCAGCGGGGAGGTCGGTACGAAGTTTTACGGAGCGCGTGCATGTTCGAGTTGGCGGACTGTCCGTCTTCTCGATCAGGGCACGAGATAGAGGTGTCGATGCCTACATTTTCCCGCAGCCTCGAACAGTCGCTCCATCGCGCTCTGGCTCTCGCGAACGAACGCCACCACGAATATGCGACTCTCGAGCACCTGCTGCTCTCGCTGGTGGATGATCAGGACGCGGCTGCGGTCATGCGGGCCTGCAACGTCGATCTCGACAAGCTCCGCCGCAACCTCGTCGAGTATGTGGACACGGAACTCGAAAACCTGGTGCAGGCCGGAGGCGACGATTCCAAGCCGACCGCCGGCTTCCAGCGCGTGATCCAGCGCGCGGTGATCCACGTCCAGTCCTCCGGCCGCGAGGAAGTGACCGGCGCCAACGTGCTGGTCGCCATCTTCGCCGAGCGCGAGAGCCATGCCGCCTATTTCCTGCAGGAGCAGGACATGACGCGGTACGACGCGGTGAACTACATCTCCCACGGCATCGCCAAGCGGGCCGGCATGTCCGAGAGCCGCCCCGTGCGGGGCGCCGAGGACGAGACCGAGACCAAGTCCGGCGAGGAGCCGAAGAAGAAGGCGGATGCGCTCGACGCCTATTGCGTGAACCTCAACAAGAAGGCGCACGAGGGCAAGATCGATCCACTCATCGGCCGCGACAAGGAAATCCAGCGCACCATCCAGGTGCTCTGCCGCCGGCAGAAGAACAACCCGTTGTTCGTGGGTGATCCGGGCGTCGGCAAGACCGCCATCGCCGAAGGCCTTGCGCGCCGCATCATCAATGGCGACGTGCCGGAGGTGCTCGCCACCGCCACCATCTTCGCCCTCGACATGGGCGCGCTGCTCGCCGGCACCCGCTATCGCGGCGACTTCGAGGAGCGTCTCAAGCAGGTGGTGAAGGAGATCGAGGCCTACCCGAACGCCATCATGTTCATCGACGAGATCCACACGGTGATCGGCGCCGGTGCGACCTCGGGCGGCGCCATGGATGCCTCGAACCTGCTGAAGCCGGCGCTGGCCTCGGGCACGCTGCGCTGCATGGGCTCGACCACCTACAAGGAATACCGCCAGTATTTCGAGAAGGACCGGGCGCTGGTGCGCCGCTTCCAGAAGATCGACGTGGCCGAGCCGACCGTGCCGGACACCATCGAGATCCTGAAGGGCCTCAAGCCTTACTTCGAGGACTATCACAAGCTGCGCTACACCAACGAGGCCATCAAGGCCGCGGTGGAACTCTCGGCCCGCTATATCCATGACCGCAAGCTCCCCGACAAGGCGATCGACGTGATCGACGAGAGCGGCGCGGCGCAGATGCTGGTGCCCGAGGCGCGGCGCAAGAAGACCATCGGCCTCAAGGAGATCGAGGCGACCGTCGCAACCATGGCGCGCATCCCGCCCAAGTCCGTCTCCAAGGACGACACGGAGATGCTGTCCAACCTCGAAACCACGCTGAAGCGCGTGGTGTACGGGCAGGACAAGGCCATCGAGGCGCTCGCCTCCTCCATCAAGCTCGCCCGGGCGGGCCTGCGGGAACCGGAGAAGCCCATCGGCTCCTACCTGTTCTCCGGCCCCACCGGCGTCGGCAAGACGGAAGTGGCCAAGCAGCTGGCCTCGACCCTCGGCGTGAACCTCCTGCGCTTCGACATGTCGGAGTATATGGAGCGCCATACCGTGAGCCGCCTCATCGGCGCGCCTCCCGGCTATGTGGGCTTCGATCAGGGCGGCCTGCTCACCGATGGCGTGGACCAGACCCCGCATTGCGTGCTGCTGCTGGACGAGATCGAGAAGGCCCATCCGGACCTCTTCAACATCCTCCTGCAGGTGATGGACCACGGGAAGCTCACCGACCATAACGGCAAGCAGGTGGACTTCCGCAACGTGATCCTAATCATGACCACGAATGCGGGTGCGGCGGACCTCTCCCGTGCAGCCTACGGCTTCACCCGCAACAAGCGGGAGGGCGACGACGTGGAGGCGATCAACCGCACCTTCGCGCCGGAATTCCGCAACCGTCTCGATGCGGTGATCCCCTTCGCCCACCTCTCGCCCGAGATCATTGGTCTGGTGGTGGAGAAGTTCGTCCTTCAGCTGGAGGCCCAGCTCGCCGACCGGAACGTCACCATCGGCCTGTCCGACGAGGCGACCCGCTGGCTGGTGGATCGCGGCTATGACGAGCAGATGGGCGCCCGTCCCATGGGCCGCGTCATCCAGGAGTTCATCAAGACGCCGCTGGCGGACGAGGTGCTCTTCGGCCGGCTCAAGAATGGTGGCCACGTCCGCGTGGTCGTGGTGGGCGAGGGCACGGCGGCGAAGCTCGGCTTCGAGTTCCCCGACGGCCCGATCACCCCGAAGCCGGACAAGATCCAGCCGGCCGCTCCCAAGCGGGCGCCCCGCAAGCGCGCCGCGCCCCGCACCTCCAAGGACGGCGGCAAGGGCGGGCCGAAGGGCGGTGGCTCCGGCGGCAGCCCGCGCCGGGGCAGCCCGGTGCCGAAGGTGCCGCTGGTCAAGGCCTGAACGGTCCGGCACAGACAGTCAAAGGGCGGCTTCGGCCGCCCTTTTTCATGGGTGCTGGCTTGAAGCGGGTTGCGCCTCGAAAGCGGCGCGCGTCAGCCGATAGAGCACATGCCGCTTCAGGCGGTGGCCGCTCGGCACCAGCGGGCTGTCAAAATCCTCCGCCGGATCGCGGGTCATGCCGAGGCGGTGCATCACCGCCTGCGAGCGGGTGTTGGCCGGGACGGTGAGCGCCACCACCTCCTTGAGGCCGAACCTGGTAAAGGCATCCGCCAGCGCGAGGCGGGCGGCTTCGCTCACATAGCCATGGCCCCAATGGGCCTTCTGGATGCGCCAGCCGATTTCCACCGCCGGGGTAAAGGCCGCCGCATAAGGCACATGCACGAGGCCGGTGTAGCCGATGAAGGGCGAGACGCCCGGCAATTCC
The Azorhizobium caulinodans ORS 571 genome window above contains:
- the clpS gene encoding ATP-dependent Clp protease adapter ClpS, whose product is MSGVRAPQPRAAGDDDKQRRGPGGPGTAVITRTKPQVKRPNLYRVLLLNDDYTPMDFVVHVLERFFSKSREEANTIMLHVHHHGVGECGVYTYEVAETKVTQVMDFARKHQHPLQCVMEKK
- a CDS encoding GNAT family N-acetyltransferase, with product MTTPAGFPMLDLPYSTPPEALVGPRVRLRLWRKADWDSLAQMLSDPDVMEHLMPVNGRAESDAVAQRIERHFAAYGFGLWAMELPGVSPFIGYTGLVHVPYAAAFTPAVEIGWRIQKAHWGHGYVSEAARLALADAFTRFGLKEVVALTVPANTRSQAVMHRLGMTRDPAEDFDSPLVPSGHRLKRHVLYRLTRAAFEAQPASSQHP
- a CDS encoding phasin family protein, with translation MVQGPVDFQKFGKENLDLAMTSFGAVSKSAQAIAVELADYTKTSFETSTATLEKLLGAKTLEQAVEIQQGFLKSSYEALVAETSKLGELYADLAKEAYKPYEAAFSKAV
- the clpA gene encoding ATP-dependent Clp protease ATP-binding subunit ClpA, encoding MPTFSRSLEQSLHRALALANERHHEYATLEHLLLSLVDDQDAAAVMRACNVDLDKLRRNLVEYVDTELENLVQAGGDDSKPTAGFQRVIQRAVIHVQSSGREEVTGANVLVAIFAERESHAAYFLQEQDMTRYDAVNYISHGIAKRAGMSESRPVRGAEDETETKSGEEPKKKADALDAYCVNLNKKAHEGKIDPLIGRDKEIQRTIQVLCRRQKNNPLFVGDPGVGKTAIAEGLARRIINGDVPEVLATATIFALDMGALLAGTRYRGDFEERLKQVVKEIEAYPNAIMFIDEIHTVIGAGATSGGAMDASNLLKPALASGTLRCMGSTTYKEYRQYFEKDRALVRRFQKIDVAEPTVPDTIEILKGLKPYFEDYHKLRYTNEAIKAAVELSARYIHDRKLPDKAIDVIDESGAAQMLVPEARRKKTIGLKEIEATVATMARIPPKSVSKDDTEMLSNLETTLKRVVYGQDKAIEALASSIKLARAGLREPEKPIGSYLFSGPTGVGKTEVAKQLASTLGVNLLRFDMSEYMERHTVSRLIGAPPGYVGFDQGGLLTDGVDQTPHCVLLLDEIEKAHPDLFNILLQVMDHGKLTDHNGKQVDFRNVILIMTTNAGAADLSRAAYGFTRNKREGDDVEAINRTFAPEFRNRLDAVIPFAHLSPEIIGLVVEKFVLQLEAQLADRNVTIGLSDEATRWLVDRGYDEQMGARPMGRVIQEFIKTPLADEVLFGRLKNGGHVRVVVVGEGTAAKLGFEFPDGPITPKPDKIQPAAPKRAPRKRAAPRTSKDGGKGGPKGGGSGGSPRRGSPVPKVPLVKA